Genomic DNA from Dysidea avara chromosome 10, odDysAvar1.4, whole genome shotgun sequence:
TTGCCATACAGAATGTGTGAACATCTCTGCTGGAAGTGAAAACTTTGGTTAAAAATTATTAGCAAATTGCAGTGTACATAATAAGAACCTGCCAATTATATGGTAAGATTTGATGTCAAGGGTAGTGTGTTACATCATATTCACAACTATATACTGAGTGCTATGGCTAATGTTATTGTTATAGCCTCTTTATGTAAGTAGTTGCTTAGCTTTAATAAGATGGCAAACCAATGATTGTAATATCTAACAGTGCAACAAAGCAAGCGCTTGGTTGAAGGCATAGTCATCCAGTAGTAATTATGTTAAGTCAAAACAAAATGAAATTCTGCAAAAGCACATTGGAAGAACTTTGGGTTGCTCTGAATGCACATTTGAAAATACAAATCagttacatgtaatagttaaGTACCATATCATGCACTTTTAACTTTCTGTAGTTGTTGCAAGTAACTCTTTATCTTGTATGCATAGTTAGAGTGCATGGGCAATATGCTTGGGCAATATTGCCCAGTACAATTCTAGTACGCCTGAGCAATATCTTCGTTATCATCCTTGTACTAGGATACAACTGTAACCTATTCATATTAAACCGTTTGGCACAAAGGATTGTGAGAGCATTCATCATACTTTTAACTTCTACATACAGTTATGGCAAGTGACACTTTATTTTGTATGCATAGTTAGAGCACATGGGTGACATGTTTGGGCAATATTTCCCAGTACGATATAAGATATTGCCCAGTGTGCTTGGGCAATATCTTAGTTGTCACCCTTGTACTAGGATACAACTATAACCTACTGGCTATTGTGTTAATGATATTAAAATGTATGTCACAGAACATTGTGACCTGTGAGGGAGCATCATTGCATTTCAGTGTTCAGtgttaaataaaataaaatgtgtTTGTGAAACTACAAGTCTTTTAGATATCTAGATTCCTTGTTAATTTATTATAGCTAGTATACATaaagtacatacatgcattttTTGTAGGAAACAGCATTCCTAATGAACGAGatgttaacaataatattgttccAAACTGTGCCTCAAGGTGGAGAGAGTTAGGAGTAGTTCTAGGTTTGACATCATCACAACTTGACATAATCAGTGTTGACCACCCTAACAGTTGTGAAGAGAGATGTAGGGTGATGTTAAGAAAATGGCTGCGTTTGGATCCTTCAGCCACTTGGAATAAATTGGCTGATGCTGTAAGCACCACCCATTCCTTGACTAATAGTGCTACAGAAGGTAGGTGTGTGaaatatattatatgtatatgtagAGGAGCACTATTGTCCATAGCTCCCTGCATTTTGTCATCATATAATTTATCTAGAAACTAATTAAAAGATATTTCAGGAATGTCTGTCATTTTACTGTGTACACTAGACTTTGTTTTGAAATATTGTGGCACTGATGTTGCTCTACATGATATACATATTGTTGTTATTCTACCCATGTATTAAGTATACATTGCTTATTCTGTTGAGGAGCATAATGTGAGTTGTTGTCATTACGCATATGTTTTATCCCAAGTGTTGTTAACATATGGGTATTTGATCTAGATATATCTTCAATTAATGCAGCAGTTTATGCATAACAGGATAGTAAAACAAATTTAAATGTTGCTTTAGTTCCTGAGTATACACTGCACACTTTTATCCTACACTATACCCATTCTGTAAAATCCTAAATTTTCAGCTTTGGTCCagcatgcatggtagctacagCGATGGGGTATAGGGACATGCTTCCTCATGGAGAATTCATGGCAAGATTGAGTCCAAAGGCACAATAATCACAATAGCAGGAAACAAGGTATCTAACTACTCTTTTAGAAtatttgaatgctctattaaggtaTCTCAATGTTTTTACATAGATTATAACAGCAGCATGTAGCACTGTAGGTTGAGAAAGTTTCTAATAGTCACAAAGTTACATTTGAGGTAGCCTATTCAATGTCATTGCAGCTTGTATTGCACTATCATGTCTATGAAATGCATAGCAAAATTGTGTAACAAAATTTTGCGATAAAGATACTTTGTAGTCTTAGATTATAGTGGTATTCAAATATGAACAAGAGCAGAGGCAGTACCATGCACTGGTCTGGTTAACCTGACCACTTTGTGAGACTTAATTGGTGTGTTGATTTATACCGCACATCCAGAAATGTTTGTGGGAAATGTGTTTTTGTGGTTGGTACACTGTAGTTACCCACCATTTGGGTACTTCATTTAGTGTCTGTTGAATGATAGCTACGTTTGCAGGAGAGGGAGGGAGGCAGGGGAAGAGGGGAGGGAAGGAGGGGAGAGATGCTATTATGTGTCTTAAATTTTTATAGTCAGTCTAACTGTGAAATTGCATGTGAAACAAAATTATGCTGAAATTTAAATTGGAATGCTAGTTGTAGGTGTTGAATAGCAATCTAAACTATGTCATTATTGTGTGACACACAGTGTAACTGGTTTTTTTATGTTCTATAGTGACAACAGTCTCCCTGTTGTCCTGTCATGTGAAAGGAGTCTACATACAAACAAGGTTTGATATTGGGGAGGATACTTGGCCTCCTGAACAACCTAAAGATTTTACTCCAGTAGTGTTAATGTACTACGAAGAACAGCCTACATTAGAACATGCTACAGCAATTACTGAAGCACTTCACACTGGGGATATTACTCATGTCATATCTGTTGATAATGGTCAACTACTTCCACAACCTTTCGCAGTGGATAATTATCACGTTTTGAGAGAGATCCATAAAACTAGCAAAGTAACAAGAAATGTGGCTGATATTTTGGTGTCCCTGGAACTGAGTAGTAGCGGACCACCAACAATCTTAATCGAAGGTGCACCTGGTATTGGTAAGTCAATTCTTATGAAAAACATTGCATATAACTGGGCTAAAGGAGAAATGTTAGTTCAATATGAACTCCTATTGTTGGTCTGTCTCAGGGACCCCAGAATTCATACATTATCTTCCATTGAAGAGCTACTCCAATCTTTTTATGAATACAGGACAGATGCCACTTCCCTGACAGCTTGTGCTAAAATTATTTGTCAAGATAATGGAAAATCCCTTGTTTTACTTTTGGATGGTTATGATGAACTGCCTGAGGATTTGAGAAAAAATAGTTTAATAGCTAGTATACTAAATCGTCAGGTATTACCAGAATGTGGTTTGATTGTGTCCTCTCGTCCTCATGCCTCTCTTGATCTTCACAATAAGGCAACTCATCAGATTGTTATTCTTGGCTTCACTGAAAAGGAACAAGAGCACTTCATTCGGCAATCACTGAATAACCAGCCTCACAAAATATCCCAACTCATCAAGCATCTCCAGCAACATATGATGATCAGCAGCCTATGTTTCACACCATTTTATATGACTGTGCTACTCTTTCTTTACAAGCAAGGAGTTCTTTTGCCAAGCAATACTACAGAATTGTACAGCCTTTTTATTTGTATTACTATCTGCCAAAATCTTGCCAAATATGGTATCACCATGACACAAACTGTCACAGATCTTTGTGATT
This window encodes:
- the LOC136268753 gene encoding NACHT, LRR and PYD domains-containing protein 12-like; protein product: MENYLRGKSRNSIPNERDVNNNIVPNCASRWRELGVVLGLTSSQLDIISVDHPNSCEERCRVMLRKWLRLDPSATWNKLADAVSTTHSLTNSATEVTTVSLLSCHVKGVYIQTRFDIGEDTWPPEQPKDFTPVVLMYYEEQPTLEHATAITEALHTGDITHVISVDNGQLLPQPFAVDNYHVLREIHKTSKVTRNVADILVSLELSSSGPPTILIEGAPGIGKSILMKNIAYNWAKGEMLVQYELLLLVCLRDPRIHTLSSIEELLQSFYEYRTDATSLTACAKIICQDNGKSLVLLLDGYDELPEDLRKNSLIASILNRQVLPECGLIVSSRPHASLDLHNKATHQIVILGFTEKEQEHFIRQSLNNQPHKISQLIKHLQQHMMISSLCFTPFYMTVLLFLYKQGVLLPSNTTELYSLFICITICQNLAKYGITMTQTVTDLCDFPDPCDKIIEQLSKLSLHALNNNQLIFTSEQIKAFCPQIQDTPATINGFGLLQVVDHVGIFQKIRTFNFIHFSVQEFLAAYRVAHLPPQEELCVLEEYFWSGIHYNMFNIYIALTKGQSLPFKKFLCNGNDTILIDDKFLDKDFMKVRLYQCFYEARDKRMCYIIEEKFCNKILCLAGTMLSLNVIQAITTSLTCSSIKHWRELQLSKCSIHDSGIRLLHRSLNGSGVIIDQIWLYNNGLTSSSDGLLCDIVNNCKVKVLGISENQGVGETDKLVAELLTHSSCVLETIHMSYNKYSTTTWVFQLFTSLMTNKSLKVLVIVGNNINDEGCSIISKALTVNNTLRALYMWGNPISGEACQDIVGTLADNDRLQLLVLPKFNEGVTKTILLLQKIVNEKRSNRGCNIKMEICFSK